Proteins encoded by one window of Nicotiana tabacum cultivar K326 chromosome 10, ASM71507v2, whole genome shotgun sequence:
- the LOC107803810 gene encoding protein GRAVITROPIC IN THE LIGHT 1-like — MGEGMKSAAKPSSNISEIVSKFAKVCKFRSIGVFTSENLDNNQHELYLNNDNNFPKVVEESSSEEAGCDAIKVDPQSDAKRSGRIDQILKLFDTVSALKVAYVQLQKAHIPYDPDNIRAADGVIVSQLESLCKIKLSYKERQLKDLNSFSATSALLLAEIQVKERLLDKLKSQLKIKESKVVNFRQELHDLELRNRKMAEILNKSVKESSRMLSFASFEATVEAVSKAVHDFSKPLIALMKVSDWDLDKAAEAIERSVVYSKRSHKKYAFEAYIARRMFNEFLPQSCNVDRIMKLDDPIDALIIDTQSAFAQFCREKYLSILHPMMEKSFFGSVDHRTLVSNGMHPQTPFYRAFVKMARCVWILQAAAASVEPRGEIFGVKRGSHFSNMYMESVEEFNKDVVLNLGHEKCRVELMVMPGFLIGNTVIRSRVYLSNMDE; from the coding sequence ATGGGCGAGGGAATGAAATCTGCAGCTAAACCATCTTCAAACATTTCTGAAATCGTCTCCAAATTTGCCAAAGTTTGTAAATTTAGGTCCATTGGGGTCTTCACTTCTGAAAACCTTGACAATAATCAACATGAACTGTACCTGAATAATGACAACAACTTTCCCAAAGTGGTTGAAGAAAGCAGTAGTGAGGAAGCTGGATGTGATGCTATTAAAGTTGATCCTCAGAGTGATGCTAAAAGATCTGGTCGGATTGACCAAATCTTGAAATTGTTTGACACTGTTTCAGCATTGAAAGTAGCTTATGTTCAGCTCCAAAAAGCTCACATTCCTTATGATCCTGATAATATAAGAGCTGCTGATGGAGTTATTGTCTCTCAGCTTGAGTCGCTGTGCAAGATTAAGCTATCGTACAAAGAGCGGCAGTTGAAGGATTTGAACTCGTTCTCAGCCACTTCAGCTCTCTTGCTTGCAGAAATTCAAGTTAAAGAGAGACTTCTGGACAAGTTGAAATCCCAACTTAAGATTAAGGAGTCCAAGGTTGTTAATTTTCGACAAGAgcttcatgatttggagttgaggAACAGGAAGATGGCTGAAATTTTGAACAAGAGTGTAAAGGAGAGTTCGAGAATGCTGAGTTTCGCTTCCTTTGAGGCCACTGTTGAAGCTGTGTCAAAGGCTGTCCATGATTTTTCCAAGCCATTAATTGCCTTGATGAAAGTCTCAGACTGGGATCTAGACAAAGCAGCCGAGGCAATTGAAAGGTCCGTTGTGTATTCGAAGAGGTCGCACAAGAAATATGCTTTTGAAGCTTATATTGCTAGGAGGATGTTCAATGAATTCTTGCCTCAATCTTGCAATGTCGACAGAATTATGAAGCTCGATGATCCAATTGATGCCCTGATTATAGATACACAATCCGCTTTTGCCCAATTCTGCAGAGAAAAGTATCTGTCCATACTTCATCCTATGATGGAAAAATCTTTCTTTGGTAGTGTCGACCATAGGACATTAGTAAGCAACGGGATGCATCCCCAAACACCATTCTATCGAGCATTTGTGAAAATGGCAAGATGTGTCTGGATTCTGCAGGCTGCTGCAGCTTCAGTTGAACCTAGAGGTGAAATATTTGGAGTGAAGAGAGGAAGTCATTTCTCCAATATGTATATGGAGAGTGTGGAGGAGTTTAACAAAGATGTTGTGCTCAATCTTGGGCATGAGAAATGTAGAGTTGAACTTATGGTCATGCCTGGGTTCCTAATTGGGAACACAGTTATTAGGTCTCGAGTTTATCTCTCGAATATGGATGAGTGA
- the LOC107803811 gene encoding transcription repressor OFP17-like has product MKVKALGPFKCKLVNPIKKILRLFKFRLRKPLFISRLKFRRSVHETDKSTRRNRSSQILSVFRSLRRRGREEDQVMELKSFSEVEHHKAPFPSPLTPAYVRLSTATKKEASVQDDVEDACRSFENYLVEMIVEEGKMRDLADVEELLYCWKNLKSPVFIDLVCRFYGELCRDLFSNSYEDDINILKSVTAIAKSSKPNNQGI; this is encoded by the exons ATGAAAGTGAAAGCATTAGGTCCCTTCAAATGCAAGCTTGTCAATCCAATCAAGAAAATACTTAGGCTTTTCAAGTTCAGACTCAGAAAGCCCCTCTTTATAAGTAGACTTAAGTTTCGTCGTTCAGTACACGAAACTGATAAAAGCACACGTAGGAACCGATCTTCACAGATTCTGTCAGTTTTTCGTTCTCTaagaagaagagggagagagGAGGACCAAGTCATGGAGCTCAAGAGTTTCTCAGAAGTAGAACATCACAAAGCACCCTTTCCCTCACCCCTCACCCCAGCTTACGTTAGATTGAGTACAGCCACTAAAAAAGAAGCATCAGTTCAGGATGATGTAGAAGATGCATGCAGAAGCTTTGAGAATTATCTGGTGGAAATGATTGTGgaagaaggaaaaatgagggACTTGGCggatgtggaagaattgttaTACTGTTGGAAAAATCTCAAAAGCCCCGTCTTCATTGACCTGGTGTGCAGATTCTACGGAGAGCTATGCAGGGATTTGTTTTCGAATAGCTATGAGGATGACATTAACATTCTCAA ATCTGTAACAGCAATAGCAAAAAGCAGCAAGCCCAACAACCAGGGGATTTAA